A genomic segment from Thamnophis elegans isolate rThaEle1 chromosome 3, rThaEle1.pri, whole genome shotgun sequence encodes:
- the LOC116506138 gene encoding A-kinase anchor protein 2-like isoform X2, producing MLYFFTERFVVWSENTNENPQVKATALKSATCYGDDIKLREEKDHYSANFLESASNCTTEQDKMEIESLVSEHKDSIVRTSTYATDNQSHLLSTIASHNGLKERHESLDSEVAKEIRYLDEVLEANCCDSTSDNPFNGMTSSSPERSVAVAVDGSSPSVHVTNDFPALDGHNGIKVGGQTHPTLEHSGINTASGKLKLNGHFVEILQEKPCDTLKVPVSPCSSTSSRSSKDGELTLATVKKEAKFELRAFQEDKKPSKLFEEEDPGENYRVRKVRPSDEIIELEKERRELIRSQAVKKNPEIAAKWWNPPQEKTLEEQLAEEHLESHKKYKERKQKQQQQPPSMPVKHASYSYAPSDSADKNQKLDIVTEQIDFSAARKQFQLMENLDQQNNSAALKRSGTPKMFTIQPFYKPIGPSQMDRRTISATKPVTVYGQAGNNEVATTNTEKLSFISDDSINQNISGGPTGPTLYGDSTKCVQAIKIWSDDDEFTSAKAVLTVVKDDEQSVLDQFSKSISVSFPPEELDSGLDELSVRSQDTTVLETLSNDFSMDNISDSGASNETMNPLQENSLTDFSLPQTPQANTPSECQDVPKSLSEHGFYSPSPPLVNSVLTEEQLEYQADLLVQNAIQQAITEQANKMNYQQAKDIMGQSNGQEQEKLNKEPYSENQHGSTFQPPQVSSPMQEKRDTTPKTTSDSALREKQSSPVAYTNQAVSVEEVKPEVSYFSKYSEAAELRSTASILAMQETEVTVGPFKLRSKKQRTLSMIEEEIRAAQQREEELKRQRQDMHLIPNPVTKSAPPPSTRTASYKTAPGP from the coding sequence AAATCAGCTACATGCTATGGAGATGACATAAagttaagagaagagaaagaccaCTATAGTGCCAATTTTTTGGAGTCTGCTAGTAATTGCACAACAGAACAAGACAAAATGGAAATTGAAAGCCTTGTTTCAGAACATAAAGACAGCATAGTCAGGACCTCAACATATGCAACAGACAATCAAAGTCACTTACTTTCAACAATTGCCAGTCACAATGGACTGAAAGAACGACATGAATCTTTGGACAGTGAGGTTGCTAAAGAGATCAGATATCTTGATGAGGTGCTAGAAGCAAATTGTTGTGATTCTACTTCTGATAATCCCTTTAATGGGATGACTTCCTCTTCTCCTGAGAGAAGTGTAGCTGTTGCTGTGGATGGTTCTAGTCCATCTGTTCATGTTACTAATGATTTCCCAGCACTCGATGGGCATAATGGCATTAAAGTCGGAGGACAGACACATCCAACCCTTGAGCACAGTGGAATTAACACAGCATCTGGGAAGCTAAAACTAAATGGCCATTTTGTAGAGATATTACAAGAGAAACCCTGTGACACTTTGAAAGTGCCAGTGAGCCCATGCTCTTCCACAAGCTCAAGGTCCTCCAAGGATGGAGAGTTAACATTAGCTACCGTTAAGAAAGAAGCCAAGTTTGAGCTTAGAGCATTTCAGGAAGACAAAAAGCCATCTAAGCTTTTTGAGGAAGAGGATCCAGGAGAGAATTACAGAGTGCGTAAAGTAAGGCCTTCCGAtgaaataatagaattggaaaagGAGAGACGAGAGCTCATCCGAAGCCAGGCTGTCAAGAAAAATCCAGAAATAGCTGCAAAGTGGTGGAATCCACCCCAAGAGAAAACATTAGAGGAACAGCTGGCTGAAGAACACTTGGAGTCTCACAAGAAGTACAAAGAACGCAAACAGAAGCAACAGCAACAACCACCATCAATGCCTGTAAAGCATGCCTCCTATTCCTATGCACCATCAGATTCAGCTGATAAAAATCAAAAACTTGATATTGTCACAGAACAAATAGATTTTTCAGCTGCTCGGAAACAATTTCAGTTAATGGAAAATTTAGATCAGCAAAACAATTCAGCTGCCCTGAAACGATCAGGGACCCCTAAAATGTTCACTATCCAACCGTTCTATAAACCAATAGGTCCATCCCAAATGGACCGGCGAACAATCTCTGCTACAAAACCTGTGACTGTATATGGGCAAGCTGGTAATAATGAGGTAGCTACTACAAATACTGAGAAGCTGTCCTTCATCTCAGATGACAGCATTAATCAGAATATCTCTGGTGGTCCTACAGGACCGACTCTTTATGGCGACTCTACAAAGTGTGTTCAGGCCATCAAGATATGGTCAGATGATGATGAATTCACAAGTGCCAAAGCAGTCCTTACAGTGGTAAAGGATGATGAACAGAGTGTATTAGATCAGTTCTCAAAATCAATCAGTGTTTCTTTTCCTCCAGAAGAACTAGACTCTGGTTTAGATGAATTGTCCGTCAGATCACAGGATACAACTGTTTTGGAAACTCTTTCCAACGACTTTAGCATGGACAATATCAGTGACAGTGGTGCCTCTAATGAAACAATGAATCCCCTTCAAGAAAATTCCCTCACTGATTTCTCCTTGCCCCAGACTCCACAAGCTAACACACCTTCTGAATGTCAAGATGTTCCAAAGTCACTTAGTGAACATGGTTTTTATTCTCCTTCACCACCACTAGTCAATTCTGTGCTGACTGAAGAGCAGTTGGAATATCAGGCTGATCTCCTGGTTCAAAATGCTATTCAACAAGCCATCACTGAGCAGGCTAATAAAATGAATTATCAGCAAGCAAAGGATATCATGGGCCAATCAAATGGGCAGGAACAAGAAAAGCTGAACAAGGAACCATATTCTGAGAACCAGCATGGTTCAACGTTTCAGCCACCTCAAGTGTCATCTCCTATGCAAGAGAAACGTGATACAACACCAAAGACAACTTCAGATTCTGCACTCAGGGAAAAGCAATCATCTCCTGTTGCTTACACCAACCAAGCCGTCAGTGTGGAAGAAGTCAAGCCAGAAGTCAGCTATTTTAGCAAATATTCAGAAGCAGCTGAGCTTAGAAGCACAGCTTCCATTCTGGCTATGCAAGAAACAGAGGTGACAGTAGGGCCTTTTAAATTAAGGTCAAAAAAGCAGAGGACTTTGTCCATGATAGAAGAAGAAATACGTGCAGCCCAACAGAGAGAGGAGGAACTAAAAAGACAAAGACAAGATATGCATCTAATACCCAACCCTGTCACGAAGAGTGCGCCTCCACCATCCACCCGAACTGCATCTTACAAAACTGCACCAG